TTCCATGGGTCGTTCAGAACCATcctgaaaaccaaaaatataaaagagtaAAAATGTTGTGATAGACAAACTTTATCATATTTCAATTGTCACACACATCTCCAACACTGATCTCAGCTTCTGTGTATTGTAAACCCTTCTGGATGATGGAGAGAAGGGCTGCTGGCGGTACCAAAGCTCCATTGATGTTGGATTGTGAAATATGCGACTCTATGCCAAAGGTGTAAGCAGAATGCTGAAAACCTATTTGAAAGAAACGACGCAGTTGTTAAATGCACTTGTCGAAATACTGCATCCAGTAAAAACTCATCACAGTGACCATTCCCATGGACAGTCGACTTAAAAACCCAAACGAAATGGTGATGCTCTTACCGGATTCTTGCAAATATCGGTACACCAAGAAATTAACTTCATCACttgaaaaactcattttttaaaacacaaacataGTAGAGAAAAATTACTAAGTTATTTATCAAAgcgattcttttttcgctttttttttgcaagctTGCAGGACTCGGCTTGAGGTTGCGCTAAAGAGCTTCTCCGAGAATCCTTCAAAGTCACCGTTAGCTAACGCCATCTATGAccagaaaaccaaaattggaTAGAAAAATAGTAACCGTAACCCGTAACAACCGATTTCAAGCACAATCACAAACACacgttaaaaagaaaaaacaaatttaccaCTTTCAAGTGTAACGCTACAAGCTACAAACGTGTAAGCATGCACTTACACGACAGAGCAGCCATATCGTCCGTTCTCccggaaaatattttgttcatCGAATGGAATTCTCAAATCGAATACTTCACGTACAGGTTGGTATAGTAAAGCACCAAATCGGTCGTTTAATTTAACctaacaattaaattaattgttttctccTGTCAAACGCGTTAGTGATGATCTGAAAATACACTCGTGGGATGGCTCCGCCAAGGACAGTTCAGCCAAGACGATCACGCTGAATAAAGGCACTCACATTTTGGATATAGACTGCATGAATATCAGTCAGCAGAGCATCGACCAACGCAAAAGATCCAGTGAAATGTTTGCCATTGGAACATCAGATGGTAACAAGCTATTTTCcccaattatttcatttaaaaaaaaattattcgaacGTTTTTCTCCACAGGAAAATGTTACATAATGCACAAGTCGGGCCGAACGGAGAGGGTTATTGATGCTCACAAAGGAGCAGTCATGAATGCCAAATGGAATCACGATGGCACAAGCTTACTGACATCAGGCGAAGATGGCCAACTCAAGATATGGTCCAGAAGTGGAATGCTGAGGAGTACGCACACACAAGCGGATTCGCCCATCTACTCGGCTGTCTGGTCCCCATTCTCTACCGGTGTTCTCTACTCTTCCGGCAAACTGATGACCATCCAGTCCTTTGCAACCACCAGTAAGGTCAGATAAACATTTAGCGTATATCTCAACGAATAACTTGCCAAGAATTTGTTGTaattttcaaaactaaatCACGATGAAATAACTGTACTAGACTCTGCAGTGGAAAGCCCACGACAGCGTTGTCCTAGTGGTGGCCTGGAGTTCGATATCGCATTTAATCGCTAGCGGTAGTGAAGATTGCCACTTTAAGATTTGGGATCCCGTGGGCCAGCTGTTGTTCAACAGCGACCCTCGACTCCATCCCATCACGTCGATCGCCTGGTCGCCAGACGGAGCCTTCTGCGCTTTCACGACATTTTCATCCGTCTGCGTCTCATCCGCTTACGGGGTATCTAAATCTTTCCGCCTATTATGCCTTTTAATTACTCACATGAAATGTTTGATTGACACACAGAGCGATATTCTCGAGGGCTCTATGGAGGGCGATGGAATTTCGAGCGTCTGTTGGTCACCGGAAGGATCCCAGTTGGTGGTGGGGAATTCGACTGGAAGAATCCAAATATCTCATCTGGTCAAAGGGTGTGTATATAcgcaaagtaaaaaataaaaataatccatGCTCCGCTATAATCCATCATTTTCCGATTCGAGTTTTTGTTGgggggatttttaaaaacttgacAGATTAATGAATGTTGAATGAAAATCCCATAGGGGGCTGACTTGGGGAAACTATCACGTGACCAAGATGGCTCCCAACACTCTGGAATTGCGTGATCATTTCAACGAGACGGTCGAGCTGCTCGAATTCAGAGACGACGTCCTCCTCTGGTCCTTCAACTACGGCCATTTCCTGGTGGCCAGCCAGACGCATTGCCTCATCCACAAAGAGAACGGCTGGAACAGTCCCATCACCGTCGAATTGCGGGACAAGTGTCCGCAGTTCATCAAACAAACGgaaaagtaaattaaaaaaaaaaatttaatcaaattgaatgaaaCGACATGATTCATTGGCTCAGATATTTCCTGATAATGGATTGCGGCATCCTATACGTCTTCTCGTACGACGGAGCCCTGCAGGGAACGCCCAGGATCTCCAATCAGCGGCTGACGATGCTGACGGCCGATCACGTCACGGCCGCCAAAGAGGTGATAGCCGCCCGTAGTCCCAGCGACGGCAAATCGATCCACTGCTGTCACTACCGCACCGGCAAGCCCGTCTACGGCGACAAGCCGCTGGCCCACAGCGGAGGACAAGTGACCAAGCTGGAACTGGATCCCGGCTCACCGTCGGGGGATCAGCTGTTGGCGTTCACGGACACGGCCCGCGACCTTCACCTGCTTTCATTATCGTCGGGCCTCAACCGAGTCCGTTCTTCTCTCAAAATTGGTAGTTGAACGATTATACGAGTGATcaatcaccagcagcagccaacccTGACCCAACCGAGTTCGCCGTTTTATTCTTCCGACTGATGTATAactgtttttccttcttttcttttcttttttggcagcTGGAGGTGTGACGTCGTTCGCCTGGAATTGCGATTGTTCCATGCTGGTTATGGTTAGAGAAGAGGAACTGTGTGTGGTGCCTTACCCGCCGGCCGTGCCCAACGATCCAGCATTACTCGAAAAGTTCACCATTCGTCAAAACATCCGGTACGTGTCAGTTGGtccaaaccaaaaaccaaatatctcgcaaattttaaaatgaattcgaATTTTAAATCAGAGAATACGGAAAGCACGTTACGATCGAGAGCTTTACCGGACACCAGGTGACGCTGCAGCGTGGCGATGGGCTCACCTTTCCCGTCTACCTGTCGCCTTATCCGTCCAAGTTGCAGCAATTCGTGTCCAACGGCCAATGGGATAGCGCCCAGCGACTCTGCAGTTCCATCAAGGTAGTATATTTTTCCTAACGACAGATTGATGCCCAGTATCTAATATTCTAACACGTTGATACTTTGTCTTTTTGTACGCACGGATGAAGATGGAAATTCTGTGGGTCTGCCTGGCGGCCATGGCCGTGCATTATAAGCAGTTGGACGCCGCCCAGGTAGCTTTCGCAGCCCTTCGTGAGACGGATAAGATCCTCTACGTCGACGCTATCAAAGTAAAACATAGATTTGCGTGctgcttcttctctttcccaTTCACTCAAGTTGTAaaacgatttttctttttttctttttcgaaccGTCTAGAAGATGAACAACGTGGCCATGATCAAGGCGGAGACGGCCCTCCTGCAGAACGGACGGACTGAAGCTGAAACTATCCTGCTCCAGGCTGGACTGCCTCTCAAAGCCATCATGTTGAATTTGCAGCTGTTCCAGTTCGAAAAGTGGGCCACTCCtcagtttttttatattctaaTTTGCGCAACatccgactttttttttaattgaacaaaaaacaaaaaaatctttttcttttatccaaTTGGGCAGAGCTTTAGAGCTGGCGGTCAAGCACGATTCCAACATCGACGTGGTGGTCGCCTATCGGCGCAAATACCTGGAGCAATTCAGCTGGACCGAGACCATTCCCCGCTTCATCGAATACGCCAAGAAAGTAATATACGCGCACATACTACTACACTACTCGAAAATCATTAGATCGGATTATACAATTAATGATTCAATAACCCGGATATTATTACGTTACTATACTATTCTTATATAGCTGATGGGCAGACTGAATCTTACAAGATTTCTTTTGGGTCTCTGGCAATAGGTCGACATAGACTGGGATGCCATTGAAGAAAAGCTCATGGacgaatgatgatgatgatgaccctGGCAGAGTGTAGAAATaattccaccaccaccaagatTTACATACCAACTTGACTCTGCTGATGCCACTGCCCGTTGATGGAGCGTTGCATGCGCCAAAAGAATAGACAAACCACGCAGGCTCATTTTCTGACGAGTCACGAGTATTTACATGCAACAATACAaacgtttgtgtgtgtgtgtagtttctCCTACAACACAGAACCCAACATTTCCCGCAGCTCGTGCTTTCAATTCATCGGCGTCGTTTATATGAAGACATTTCACAAAAGAGCTAGACGGCCTCCGTGCGGTCGCCAGTGacccacaaacaaaaatcggAGAGAAAACGACCCTTGACAAACAAATACCTAGTTCCAGAGTTTAAACGAATTGAAGAAAACACTAAATATGTGTAGCCACAAAGAGAATCGTTAAATCAACCATATTAACTAGCTTTCATACGTACGATAAGTAAGCGCAATTAGATACTTCCTTACAACCGCTTTGACCTTAAGAGTTGAACCGCGTCTACTCATATGTTAGACATCGCTGCCTTCTTGGACGGCAgagcaaaaaggaagaaaacagaAACGTGAGCTTTCAGCTTAGTAAAGTGCACAGACAGacgaagaaaagccaaaaacaaCACACGTATAAATAGTCAACAATGACCGACGGAGCCGTTTTTAATAAACGGCGGAAAAGCCAAGCTCGCGCAAACACgcacaaaaacaaacgaaaatcaTCAGAATCGTTTTCGGTTTGAGTAGATTTAGCTTTACCCAAACTTTTAAAATAGCCAATTCGGAATCTTTTTGGATTTctgccaacacacacacacacagagagagagctcACAGCACCATAACCGTATATAGCACATACACATCTTTTTGACTTGGTGAATGGTGATGCTGTGTTGCGGTGTTATAAAAGTGTGTGCGCTAGCAGCTATATAATGTCGGCCGTGTCTGCTGGACCATCGACTTTATTTCGTTGGGGACCTTGACCGGCCAAGAGTTATAGAGTAGAGATGGCCAGCTAAGACATTGTTTATTGCGCTGCGATTGCAATCGCGATTTATCTTCGGCTGGAGGAGCAGATGATGCGCGTCCATAGTAAGCGCAATCAATTTAACCGATAAGAGAAAATTACATCTTCGCCGATGTGGTGATATCTCCAACGGGGGTTGGTCGAGTGGTCAAAACCGGACAAAACGGATCTTGTAATTTTAATGGATTTCGGTCCATATGTTGCTTTGAATAAATTAGAAGAATAGCCAAAAactatttgaattaattttctcGGTACgatattgattttgaaaaatgttggctgttgaaagaaaaatatatctagGTCGTTATAAGATTGATGattcttatttattccttgggaaaacaaaataaaaatgtttttcaaatttatggaaaaggcttgtctttttgttttatttctttccggGGAAGTTGCGTATTCTCTTGTTTATGAACGCTGTAAGCTAGCTAGAGTAGAGACTGTAAAGGATATTATAAGGATCCCATCGCATAACGGAGCGATGGATCTCTCGTTAAGATTATTCGAATATCAGAAAATCGGCGCGGCGTGTCGAATTTGATTCATTCATCGAATGTGCCGCGATATAGTATCGACCCACAGGAAGAGAACACACACATATGGATATAATATATGCGGGTGAATATCGAAGCCAGCCAAAAGGTCTCTCACATGATTTATGCGGCTATAATGTACTATACGCAGCGCTGTATAGATTTCCCCCCTCCGTATTCAATTCCTTTTGGGTGTTCCTTTTTGGCCTCAATTATATCCGCCACAAAACTATCCGAgggggaaacaacaaaaatatagtTATAAATAGAAATGTCTCATCCATGCATAGATTTCGACTTCCCAGCCCCTTGATTCTTAATTAAGCGGTGGGAGAAGATTCTTATAAGATCAAATGCTGTCGTACATTTTTTTATGCATCATTTCATCCAATGGGgttgaacacaaaaaaaaatgaaaaaggtaggtcttttatttttttccttattagaCGTGAGTGCCGTTAGATCTTTTATTATTCAGGGGtgcgcgggaaaaaaaagaaatgaatctCTACACGCCGTAGGTGTCAAAGAGTGTAgacgtcagcagcagcagaaataattgaagttttaacaaaaggggaaagaaaaatttgttgaaaagaaaaaaagaccatcgcttttttaaaaaaaaatgttgaacaacAAAACATACGGACGGCCGGCGTCCGGCGTGACTGCGgtaggtaaaagaaaaagagtcaaaagaGAATCTTCACTGTTGGGCGCGCTCATCATCAATTTTTCGGTGCTTCTTTTTGATGTACTACTATATACTACCCCATACAGCTGGCGGGGTTTTTCTATATGCCTGGACCCTAGTAGTGGTCCGGCctcatgttgttgttgttgctgctgctgctgctccaatCACGGTAATAATAGACCGCCTTCAATCGAGTCGATTTAGATTTGAACGtagtacgtacgtacgtacaaCCCAACCAGCAAGTCCCCTTGATGTATTTTTAATGAGCGCgttatgttttcttttcattcaaagaaaaaaaaaaaaggctattcCGCGTTCTGTAAGGAGCGAATTAGCGCGACTGACCCACTGGGT
The sequence above is a segment of the Daphnia pulex isolate KAP4 chromosome 11, ASM2113471v1 genome. Coding sequences within it:
- the LOC124208171 gene encoding intraflagellar transport protein 80 homolog; this encodes MHLHDRAAISSVLPENILFIEWNSQIEYFTYSDDLKIHSWDGSAKDSSAKTITLNKGTHILDIDCMNISQQSIDQRKRSSEMFAIGTSDGKCYIMHKSGRTERVIDAHKGAVMNAKWNHDGTSLLTSGEDGQLKIWSRSGMLRSTHTQADSPIYSAVWSPFSTGVLYSSGKLMTIQSFATTSKTLQWKAHDSVVLVVAWSSISHLIASGSEDCHFKIWDPVGQLLFNSDPRLHPITSIAWSPDGAFCAFTTFSSVCVSSAYGSDILEGSMEGDGISSVCWSPEGSQLVVGNSTGRIQISHLVKGGLTWGNYHVTKMAPNTLELRDHFNETVELLEFRDDVLLWSFNYGHFLVASQTHCLIHKENGWNSPITVELRDKCPQFIKQTEKYFLIMDCGILYVFSYDGALQGTPRISNQRLTMLTADHVTAAKEVIAARSPSDGKSIHCCHYRTGKPVYGDKPLAHSGGQVTKLELDPGSPSGDQLLAFTDTARDLHLLSLSSGLNRVRSSLKIAGGVTSFAWNCDCSMLVMVREEELCVVPYPPAVPNDPALLEKFTIRQNIREYGKHVTIESFTGHQVTLQRGDGLTFPVYLSPYPSKLQQFVSNGQWDSAQRLCSSIKMEILWVCLAAMAVHYKQLDAAQVAFAALRETDKILYVDAIKKMNNVAMIKAETALLQNGRTEAETILLQAGLPLKAIMLNLQLFQFEKALELAVKHDSNIDVVVAYRRKYLEQFSWTETIPRFIEYAKKVDIDWDAIEEKLMDE